The proteins below come from a single Hippocampus zosterae strain Florida chromosome 5, ASM2543408v3, whole genome shotgun sequence genomic window:
- the megf8 gene encoding multiple epidermal growth factor-like domains protein 8 isoform X2, whose translation MAPGPERRELTATGMASPLPVCFLLVLVLLAWWPTCQAGDCKGHRQVLRGPPGYVTDGPGNYSVNGNCEWLIKAPSSSYRIVLNFTFMDTECTYDYLFVYDGDSYQSPLLASLSGNTLPQPIEATSGKMLLHLFSDANYNLLGFNATYTFSVCPGACGGHGRCDPSTHKCHCQQGWGGASCTTPLCSHTCSAHGQCDKEERCLCHAGFLGHSCQLSLHDDNGAGRWWRIKEGDPYMSPRTGSAGVYLSSTGAMYVFGGFDLNRALGDLNKYNFTSNQWESRSYGHSPLARHSHTAVEWAGNMVIFGGELASGSLASDVWMYRPLQDDWQQLGFPNTGGAPNLANHAAAVVDNYLYVFGGRTEDDMFSSSLYRFSLRGSGRWEIVQPTGGKPPATAGHSMVFHSPSRTLLVYGGHRPTTARFSVRVNNTDAFHVDQRFWTAFRSRYPATGPRERAFHSATVIGNYMVVYGGNVHIHYQEEKCYDEEIFFYHLGCHQWVLAGEKWSLSGEAVKGRYSHVAAAMEGRVLLVAGGYNGVTRGDLVAFKVPLFVSSSEGDRDAICAEALDESMCLKNPECSWCEGRCREYEPTNQCGSTGCLGLARFLSDCQSCLVFSGTPASLARAPGEFGWCVQNESCLPLLEPSACRVDQISGAYGWWGERTLFLTSLHSCRTENYVPGLHLLTFQHPRNDSQPDKVSILRSTTIILSPTTEMDVALQFRGFIHPLWGAPTGPPAETVSMWARIQRLHFEARMASGPNSSQLEVVGRWAAQQEKELKLLSRPDGSKLFSNLTRGNHYLVQAEGYLNNSGSGQTSEMALIWNRTLPGGSEISFLFLEPYRSGSCSGYMSCLACLSDQSCGWCPSLSRCLLRGPELEPCPEVELGGGMGEMAQRHLLLAPQHCTLCEEYRDCSTCTQDHYCEWQINSSKKGDYQCSRRGRLEGSIRHPSGCPRVCNQRKTCSECLSNSSQCAWCESAQACFYFAAYLTKYPYGECRDWYDSVHSVPQCKHCSALNTCTDCLRTFQCGWCGDYNNPTIGKCLRGDWAGMDDPSVFNCSVAVTEARAANPEPQTSAPPRPLDMDMELELEHMEGEEQDAVWSYPTCPDVEECRLGLHSCHPFATCINTPTSYECHCERGYTGDGTLHCNQTCYNECREGQCSGSPRFECECSLGWTSDPATLVLSGVECDVDCGCNFHSTCITAPGICDECQDWTTGPHCEHCRPGSFGSAMAGGGGCLQCECNGHGDPLRGYCHNLTGQCYCTHNTQGLHCESCLPGYYGDPRNNGTCYRQCQGRSVLLSSTSSSPGVPLSSSLGWRSGTEGNGGLSHCLWVLSVTESLAPCLPRQLCPPVALTLHPDSHTHCKSSYVYVFDGLPRFLDNGVVHSDHNLIGAFCGTTRTQPITVEATSGVISVYFEANVSSNKPQGFNASFWVRRCRHSTDESDDGSPVCPGGAQCQGGLCQCPPGYGGPHCDRPVCPQDCGLAEGRGTCNITLGVCVCSENWAGSDCAVPRDSNSLIWETLLDTQLTVNQAHRFLHRMGHSLVSGPHGDLWMYGGLSLSEGILGNIYRYSVLERRWTQMLTSSADEGSTPAPRYHHAAALLNSHEMGTSHSCMLVVGGVTQHSVAMDTWSLNLSSLVWREHKSSTLPSVAGHTLTVRRDNSVLLIGGYSPENGFNHHLLEFSPHTGNWTIVAHTGTPPTGLYGHSAVYHEQTDAVYVFGGYRFHVEAVEPSGELYSLYYPNFTWSLLVPSQGNKPISRFFHAAALMKDTMVIVGGQTEAEDYSNSVFLYQINCNTWIQPDSAIGDSVNRSVSLAMTSWGGSLFLSGGFNGVTLGRLLNLTVPADPCAVMATPETCNTTSGSCVWCRGACASSDSAERMGCFTGQSPCSPTPRQPDQCRRLKTCSECLARHPKTFSGPSQPAFQCKWCTNCPEGACISSSVSCTSEHDCRINQREIFLSSNCTETSCEASDCPKCTASGKCMWTRQFKRTGETRRILSVNPTYDWTCFSYALLNVSPMQVESSPPLPCPPPCHTLLNCTLCLGSRGSDGGWQHCVWSMALQQCMSPSFVPLRCEAGQCGRLLSGGDSCSPQCSQLTQCSQCIARPQCGWCATRGGNGAGYCLQGGLEGVSEGVCPLRNSSWSFLHCPPEDECANGHHHCNSTQDCHDLSQGYDCTCKQGYILGSLSGQCEPVCAQGCVNGTCVSPGVCRCHFGFVGDNCSSQCSCNKHSNCASVAKPDVCLECHNNTIGKHCEKCKPLFVGSAKGGGTCRPCREFCRGNSALCLSRDEHKKAQENPRRFPLESNSIHNWVSEGPTEENAVCVSCQNNSVGDKCESCLSGYFLLQGKCEKCQCNGHADTCNEHDGTGCPCQNNTETSSCLSSPQSDRKDCYRQQCAKCKDSFNGTPVNGRQCYRQFNVDTECCFDPTSQTNCFHDPAIRNLPRGRTVYFAAQPKFTNVDIRVTIDVTFGEVEVYVSNSHDTFIVDVDRRSGVHTIKIEEESRGTTAAGVDKDSPPSPIKLFPNASSGVGGGVIGNNPLQLQAKPPSSEREIREERAEGLISYITVWKPQTVLIVRSVRDRVVITFPHEVHSLKSSRFYIALRGVGTAANQGESQGLLFLRQDQAHIDLFVFFSVFFSCFFLFLSVCVLLWKVKQFLDFRREQRRHIQEMTKMASRPFAKLTIYLEPDEPQLIYLPSSGGGGMSVAHTRSAKLGGVMVGQRGRTGAVSYKQELGSGPAGHHQQHHLAPGGGNNGQHLPLHYLNTHHYAGTTAGNQASLQHHPSTYSGYQHFCRSDPFLSQLMGFSYSSFKVGPITLEPTDDGMAGVATVLFQLPGGVLAPNRACLGSALVTLRQNLQEYCGHGNGGGHPGAGGARKGLIGHQHLTTMAM comes from the exons GAAGAGCGTTGCCTGTGTCACGCCGGCTTCCTGGGTCACAGTTGCCAGCTCAGTCTCCATGACGACAACGGGGCGGGACGGTGGTGGCGCATTAAAGAGGGAGACCCCTACATGTCGCCCAGGACAGGTTCCGCTGGCGTGTACCTGTCCTCCACTGGAGCCATGTACGTGTTTGGAG gattTGACCTCAACAGAGCGCTTGGTGACTTGAACAAATACAACTTCACATCTAACCAGTGGGAAAGCAGGTCTTACGGTCACTCACCT TTGGCGCGGCATTCCCACACCGCTGTGGAGTGGGCAGGAAACATGGTGATCTTTGGTGGGGAGCTGGCCAGCGGCTCCTTGGCCAGCGACGTGTGGATGTACCGCCCCCTGCAGGACGACTGGCAGCAGCTTGGCTTTCCCAACACTGGCGGCGCCCCCAATTTGGCCAATCACGCCGCGGCCGTAGTAGACAATTACCTCTATGTGTTCGGAG GTCGCACCGAGGACgacatgttttcctcttccttatATCGGTTCAGCCTGCGGGGCTCAGGTCGGTGGGAGATCGTCCAGCCCACCGGGGGGAAGCCCCCGGCCACCGCCGGCCACTCCATGGTGTTCCACAGCCCTTCCAGGACACTACTCGTCTACGGGGGTCACCGGCCAACCACCGCCAG ATTTAGCGTGCGGGTGAACAACACTGACGCATTCCATGTCGACCAACGCTTTTGGACGGCGTTCCGCTCCCGCTACCCGGCGACCGGCCCCCGAGAGAGAGCCTTCCACTCAGCCACTGTCATCGGAAACTACATGGTAGTCTACG GTGGAAATGTCCACATCCACTACCAAGAAGAGAAGTGCTACGACGAAGAGATCTTTTTTTACCATTTGGGCTGTCACCAGTGGGTGTTAGCAGGAGAGAAATGGTCACTCA GTGGTGAAGCTGTCAAGGGGCGCTATTCCCACGTCGCTGCGGCGATGGAGGGACGAGTGCTGCTGGTTGCCGGCGGTTACAACGGCGTCACCCGCggagacctggtggctttcaAAGTCCCTCTGTTTGTCAGTAGCAGCGAAGGTGACAGG GACGCCATTTGCGCTGAGGCCCTGGATGAAAGCATGTGTCTGAAGAATCCGGAATGCAGTTGGTGTGAAGGGCGCTGTCGAGAGTATGAGCCCACAAATCAG TGCGGCAGCACAGGCTGCCTGGGCCTGGCGCGCTTCCTGTCCGACTGTCAGTCCTGCCTGGTATTCAGCGGCACGCCGGCCTCCCTGGCCAGGGCGCCCGGCGAATTCGGCTGGTGTGTTCAGAACGAGTCCTGCCTGCCCTTGTTAG AGCCAAGTGCGTGCCGTGTGGACCAGATCTCAGGGGCGTACGGCTGGTGGGGGGAGCGTACCCTTTTCCTAACCTCCCTCCACTCCTGTCGCACCGAGAACTATGTCCCGGGACTGCACCTGCTCAccttccagcacccccgcaacgaCTCCCAGCCTGACAAG GTGTCCATCCTGCGCAGCACCACCATCATCCTCAGCCCGACCACCGAGATGGACGTGGCCCTGCAGTTCAGGGGCTTCATCCACCCTCTTTGGGGCGCGCCAACGGGCCCTCCCGCCGAGACCGTCTCCATGTGGGCTCGCATCCAGAGGCTCCATTTTGAGGCTCGGATGGCATCGGGTCCCAACTCCAGCCAACTA GAGGTGGTAGGTCGTTGGGCGGCTCAGCAGGAGAAAGAGCTGAAGCTGCTGTCTCGCCCCGATGGGAGTAAGCTGTTCTCCAACCTGACCAGAGGCAACCATTACCTGGTGCAGGCCGAGGGCTACCTGAACAATTCCGGTTCAGGGCAGACCAGTGAGATGGCCCTCATCTGGAACAGAACTCTGCCGGGAGGGAGC GAAATCTCCTTCCTGTTCCTGGAACCCTATCGTTCAGGTTCCTGTTCAGGCTACATGTCCTGTTTGGCCTGTCTGTCAGACCAATCTTGCGGCTGGTGTCCGTCGCTTTCCCGCTGCCTGCTTCGGGGCCCTGAACTGGAGCCTTGCCCTGAGGTGGAGCTGGGAGGAGGAATGGGCGAGATGGCTCAGCGCCATCTGCTGCTGGCACCCCAGCACTGCACACTGTGCGAAGAGTACAGAGACTGCTCAACTTGTACTCAG GACCATTACTGCGAGTGGCAGATCAACTCGAGCAAGAAAGGAGACTACCAGTGCAGCAGGAGAGGCCGCCTGGAGGGCTCCATACGCCACCCCTCAGGCTGTCCCAGAGTCTGCAACCA GCGCAAGACATGTTCCGAGTGCCTTTCCAACTCCAGCCAGTGTGCTTGGTGTGAATCTGCCCAGGCCTGCTTCTATTTCGCCGCCTACCTCACTAAGTACCCTTACGGAGAGTGCAGGGACTGGTATGACAG TGTGCATTCGGTTCCGCAATGCAAGCATTGCTCCGCTTTAAACACTTGCACCGACTGCCTGCGAACCTTCCAGTGCGGCTGGTGTGGCGACTACAACAACCCTACCATTGGAAA atgtttgaGAGGCGACTGGGCTGGAATGGACGACCCCTCTGTGTTTAACTGCAGCGTGGCCGTCACTGAAGCCCGAGCCGCAAA cCCTGAGCCGCAGACATCTGCCCCGCCTCGTCCTCTGGACATGGACATGGAGCTGGAGCTGGAGCACATGGAAGGCGAAGAGCAAGATGCCGTGTGGTCTTACCCCACTTGCCCAGATGTAGAAGAATGCCGCCTGGGCCTCCACAGCTGCCACCCCTTCGCCACCTGCATCAACACCCCCACCTCTTACGAATGCCACTGTGAACGAGGCTACACGGGGGACGGCACTTTGCATTGCAACCAGAC CTGCTACAATGAGTGCAGAGAGGGCCAGTGCAGCGGCAGCCCGCGCTTCGAGTGTGAATGCTCGCTGGGTTGGACATCCGATCCTGCCACTCTGGTTCTGAGCGGCGTCGAGTGTGATGTGGACTGCGGCTGCAACTTTCACTCCACCTGTATCACCGCGCCAGGGATATGCGATGAATGCCAAG ACTGGACCACAGGGCCCCACTGCGAGCACTGTCGCCCAGGCAGCTTCGGCTCGGCCATGGCCGGCGGCGGTGGATGCCTCCAGTGTGAGTGTAATGGCCACGGCGACCCGCTGCGAGGATACTGCCACAACCTGACGGGCCAGTGCTACTGCACACATAACACGCAGGGCCTGCACTGTGAGTCCTGCCTCCCTGGTTACTACGGTGACCCCAG GAATAATGGCACTTGCTACCGCCAGTGCCAGGGACGCTCGGTGCTgctctcctccacctcctcgtcCCCTGGCGTACCGCTCTCCTCATCCCTGGGCTGGCGGAGTGGCACCGAAGGCAATGGTGGACTCTCCCATTGCCTTTGGGTCCTGTCGGTGACGGAGAGCCTGGCGCCCTGTCTCCCCAGGCAGCTGTGTCCGCCTGTTGCCCTCACGCTGCACCCGGACTCCCATACCCACTGTAAA AGCTCGTACGTATATGTGTTTGATGGCCTTCCCCGTTTCCTGGATAACGGCGTCGTACATTCGGACCATAACTTGATCGGCGCATTTTGCGGCACCACTAGGACACAGCCTATCACCGTCGAGGCCACCTCAG GTGTGATCTCTGTCTATTTCGAGGCCAACGTATCGTCAAACAAACCCCAAGGCTTCAATGCATCCTTCTGGGTGCGGCGGTGTCGCCACAGCACCGACGAGAGCGACGACGGGTCCCCCGTGTGTCCGGGCGGCGCGCAGTGCCAAGGCGGGCTTTGCCAGTGCCCCCCGGGATACGGTGGCCCCCACTGCGACCGCCCCGTTTGTCCCCAAGATTGTGGGCTTGCAGAGGGACGAGGAACTTGTAATATA ACtctgggagtgtgtgtgtgctcagagAACTGGGCAGGCTCTGACTGCGCTGTCCCCCGAGACTCCAACAGCCTCATCTGGGAGACGCTGCTGGACACGCAATTGACAGTG AATCAGGCCCACAGGTTCCTCCACAGGATGGGCCACTCCCTGGTTTCTGGACCTCACGGCGATCTTTGGATGTATGGCGGACTTTCTCTTTCTGAGGGCATTCTGGGAAATATTTACAG ATATTCAGTGTTAGAGCGCCGTTGGACTCAAATGTTGACGAGTTCGGCAGACGAGGGTTCCACTCCGGCGCCTCGTTACCATCACGCCGCCGCCCTGCTGAACAGCCACGAAATGGGAACCAGTCACAGCTGCATGCTGGTAGTGGGCGGAGTCACTCAGCACTCTGTTGCCATGGACACTTGGAGTCTCAACCTCAGCAGTTTGGTCTGGAGAGAGCACAAG AGCTCAACATTGCCTTCGGTGGCGGGCCACACGCTGACAGTGCGTCGGGACAACTCGGTGCTCCTGATTGGCGGCTACTCTCCAGAAAACGGCTTCAACCACCACCTGCTTGAGTTCAGCCCTCACACGGGAAACTGGACAATCGTAGCACACACCGGCACGCCGCCGACGGGCTTATATGGCCACTCGGCCGTTTACCACGAGCAGACGGACGCTGTCTATGTGTTTGGGGGTTATCGTTTCCACGTGGAGGCTGTGGAGCCCTCGGGAGAGCTTTACAGCTTGTACTACCCCAACTTCACCTGGTCACTCCTGGTACCCTCGCAGGGTAACAAG cccATCTCCCGTTTCTTCCACGCCGCAGCCCTAATGAAAGACACCATGGTCATCGTGGGGGGACAGACAGAAGCGGAGGATTATAGCAACTCGGTGTTCTTGTACCAGATCAACTGCAACACCTGGATCCAACCAG ACTCTGCCATCGGCGACTCGGTCAATCGCTCTGTGTCTCTTGCCATGACGAGCTGGGGCGGCAGCCTCTTCTTATCGGGGGGCTTCAACGGGGTCACCTTGGGACGACTCCTAAACCTAACGGTGCCCGCCGACCCCTGTGCGGTGATGGCCACGCCGGAGACCTGCAACACCACCAGCGGCAGCTGCGTTTGGTGCCGAGGGGCCTGCGCATCTTCCGATAGTGCTGAACG AATGGGCTGTTTCACTGGCCAGTCGCCCTGTTCGCCAACCCCGCGCCAGCCAGATCAGTGCCGCAGACTTAAGACCTGCAGCGAATGCCTGGCCCGTCATCCCAAGACATTCTCGGGTCCATCGCAG CCTGCTTTCCAATGCAAGTGGTGCACCAACTGCCCCGAGGGGGCTTGCATCAGCAGCTCGGTGAGCTGCACATCCGAGCACGACTGTCGCATCAACCAGCGAGAGATCTTCCTTTCCAGCAACTGCACGGAAACCAGCTGCGAGGCTTCCGACTGCCCCAAGTGCACGGCGTCGGGCAAATGCATGTGGACCCGCCAGTTCAAACGCACAG GCGAGACACGGCGTATCCTGAGCGTCAACCCCACGTATGACTGGACCTGCTTCAGCTACGCCCTCCTCAACGTCTCGCCCATGCAGGTGGAATCCTCGCCGCCGCTGCCATGCCCTCCGCCCTGCCACACCCTCCTCAACTGTACCCTCTGTCTGGGCTCCAGAGGCTCTGACGGCGGCTGGCAACACTGTGTGTGGAGCATGGCCCTGCAGCAG TGCATGAGTCCATCGTTTGTGCCGTTGCGATGTGAAGCGGGCCAGTGCGGTCGCCTTCTCTCCGGCGGGGACTCCTGCTCTCCGCAGTGCTCGCAGCTCACCCAGTGCTCCCAGTGTATCGCCAGGCCCCAGTGCGGCTGGTGCGCCACGCGGGGAGGAAACGGAGCGGGATACTGCCTTCAAGGTGGACTCGAAG GAGTCAGTGAGGGTGTGTGTCCTCTGCGCAACAGCAGCTGGTCCTTCCTGCACTGTCCACCGGAGGATGAGTGCGCAAACGGCCATCACCACTGCAACAGCACCCAGGACTGCCATGACCTCTCTCAAGGATACGACTGCACTTGTAAACAAGGATACATACTCGGCAG CCTAAGTGGTCAGTGCGAGCCGGTGTGCGCGCAGGGCTGCGTGAACGGGACGTGCGTGTCGCCCGGCGTGTGCCGTTGTCACTTTGGCTTCGTGGGGGACAACTGCTCCTCCCAGTGCAGCTGCAACAAACACAGCAATTGCGCCAGCGTCGCCAAGCCCGACGTTTGCCTCGAATGCCACAACAACACCATC GGCAAGCATTGCGAGAAGTGCAAGCCGCTGTTCGTGGGCTCGGCCAAAGGCGGCGGCACCTGTCGGCCGTGCCGGGAGTTCTGCCGGGGCAACAGCGCTTTGTGTCTGTCCCGCGATGAGCACAAGAAGGCCCAAGAGAACCCGCGCCGCTTTCCCCTGGAGTCCAACAGC ATCCACAACTGGGTGTCCGAGGGTCCCACCGAGGAGAACGCGGTGTGCGTGAGCTGCCAGAACAACAGCGTTGGCGACAAGTGCGAGAGCTGCCTCAGCGGCTACTTCCTGCTGCAGGGGAAGTGTGAGAA GTGTCAGTGCAATGGCCACGCAGACACGTGCAATGAGCACGATGGCACGGGTTGTCCGTGCCAGAACAACACCGAGACCTCCTCCTGTCTCAGTAGCCCTCAGAGCGACCGCAAAGACTGCTACAGACAACAG TGCGCCAAGTGCAAAGACTCCTTCAACGGCACACCGGTGAACGGACGCCAGTGCTACCGGCAATTCAACGTGGACACCGAGTGCTGCTTCGACCCCACGTCGCAGACCAACTGCTTCCACGACCCGGCCATCCGCAACTTGCCGCGGGGCCGCACGGTCTACTTCGCCGCCCAACCCAAGTTCACCAACGTCGACAtccgggtcaccatcgacgtGACCTTCGGAGAGGTGGAGGTGTACGTGTCCAACTCCCACGACACCTTCATCGTGGACGTGGACCGCCGCTCGGGCGTCCACACCATCAAGATCGAGGAAGAGTCGCGAGGGACTACGGCGGCGGGGGTGGACAAGgactcgccgccatcgccgatCAAGTTGTTTCCCAATGCCTCGTCGGGCGTCGGGGGAGGCGTCATCGGCAACAATCCCCTGCAGCTGCAGGCGAAGCCGCCGAGCTCGGAGAGGGAGATTCGCGAGGAACGTGCCGAGGGCCTTATTTCTTACATCACCGTTTGGAAACCGCAGACTGTCCTGATCGTCCGAAGCGTTCGGGACCGGGTGGTCATCACCTTCCCGCACGAAGTGCACTCGCTCAAGTCCAGCCGCTTCTACATCGCCCTCCGAGGGGTGGGGACGGCGGCCAACCAGGGCGAGTCCCAAGGCCTGCTCTTCCTGCGCCAGGACCAAGCCCACATCGACctgtttgtcttcttttccGTCTTTTTCTCCTGCTTTTTCCTCTTCCTGTCTGTCTGCGTGCTCCTGTGGAAGGTCAAGCAGTTCCTGGACTTCCGGCGGGAACAGCGAAGACACATCCAGGAGATGACGAAGATGGCGTCGCGCCCCTTCGCCAAGCTCACCATCTACCTGGAGCCGGACGAGCCGCAGCTCATTTATCTGCCGTCGAGCGGCGGGGGCGGCATGTCGGTCGCCCACACCCGCTCCGCCAAGCTCGGAGGGGTTATGGTGGGCCAGAGGGGCCGCACCGGGGCCGTGTCCTACAAACAGGAGCTGGGCTCGGGACCCGCCGGGCACCACCAGCAGCACCATCTGGCCCCGGGCGGGGGCAACAACGGCCAGCATCTGCCTCTGCACTACCTGAACACCCACCACTACGCCGGCACCACAGCCGGCAACCAAGCCTCGCTGCAGCACCACCCGTCCACCTACAGCGGCTACCAGCACTTCTGCCGCTCCGACCCCTTTCTCTCGCAGCTCATGGGCTTCTCCTACTCCTCCTTCAAGGTGGGGCCCATCACCCTGGAGCCCACCGACGACGGCATGGCTGGGGTGGCCACCGTCCTCTTCCAGCTCCCCGGTGGGGTCCTGGCTCCCAATAGGGCCTGCTTGGGCTCGGCGCTGGTGACGTTGCGGCAGAACCTGCAGGAGTACTGCGGCCACGGCAACGGAGGCGGCCACCCGGGGGCGGGCGGCGCCCGCAAGGGACTTATCGGGCATCAGCACCTGACCACTATGGCCATGTAG